The stretch of DNA TATTAAATTTTGCAAGCAATTGACTTGACCAGAAGGCTGGGGTGGCCGGGTGCCATCCAGCCCTGTTGGGAAGCAGGCCAAGCCCCCACcaataatcaataaatgtGGTGGAAAATATAGCACGGTGGGAAATTGCTACACATGTTCCAGCTAATGgggcaaaatgaaatgaaattgaaaccgaaactgaaactgaaacttaaAATGGAACAGACCTCGCGTCCCTAGACAAGCAAAAGTGTTGCCCGGCTTTCAAAGTCAGTTACTCGTGAAATTTAATGGGCGAGGTCAGGCATGTTAAATATagattataataataataataaataatgcatttgCTATGCAGATATGTACAACAGTGACGGAACTTTTTCTGCCTGAATCATGGATCTATCGAAGGCTGACATTATtaggcatttcatttgatttacaCACTTACATTGCTTCGAGTGGTTCTTCTTCGATTGTATTTCGTGTATGTACGATCTGTTGCTGGTtatctttattattttactgCTTTCTGTCAACCGCTGCGTATGCGTTCTAATATTGAGTGCAAACTATCACTTAATTGACACCAAAAACAGATTTTCCTTTCGTAGTGGAACCGAAAATTGACTAAACCGTACTTATTTTGGACGCAAATCGAAAAGTTCGGGGAGTTGCTATTCTAcgaatttgttgcttttgctgctgctgttgttttgtacCGTTAgtcgcgcacacacacgcacacgcacacgcatggAGGGGTaccactcacacactcacgcacacattCAACGAGATTTATGTAACACACAGCTGAGCCgaagaaaaacttttacaaATATTCTGAACAATTATTAAAACCGTTTGCTTGTTcacgttttggtttttttttgtttttttgttacttttctATGCTTTTAAGgcagccattttgtttttatcggGTGTTGTGTGGTGGATGGCGGCGGGAGAAGGGGATAAAGGGTTTATgggtcttttgtttgtttagttgctgttttgtcttctattttttgttgtctatttttctctgttttgctAGATGTTTGTTGGTCTCTTGTTCGGTTCGAGTTGCACGGCTTTTGTTCTGCTTGCACAAACTTGCACGCTCTACGGTCCACGATGTACTGCGCTAACGGTATTTACGTCGGAGAACCCAAAAGTCCGCACACAGTCCCATACTAGAGAGAAGAGTGAGAATACAAAGAGAGTGAAACTGAAGGAGACCATTTCGAGAGAGTAGACacgctctctatctctctctctctccctctcgctgtcGTGCGGCCCCTGTCACGCCTGTGGCTTTGATTTTAACAGTTTAGCAGAGCGGAATCCATTTATCGTAATGCTACATTTTTACAGTGACAAAGTTCTTTGATTTTATCAGTGCGCTAATGTGTAGGTATAAAATGGCTGCAATATTTAGCTTACAAAAATCATACATATACTTCGTAGTTCTATTTGCCTCCGTTTTCCCACTAAAATCTTCTGGAACCTGGATATTCCTTGTAATCGGTATAGTTTTGGAATGCTGTTTAGCACATTATAATGACCATTTTGTGGTTGTCTTGAAAGATTTGTTGAATTCTTAGCTTCCTTTCCACCAGAACCGTTGCCGACTGTTCGGCGTTGCTGTTATCTAACAGCGTTCTGTAAACTTCaaaaatttcactttattgttgttggctctttgttGCTATTTGGCATCAAACTTTCACTATCACAATTCTATATGTAGGAACAtttcacgctctctctctctctgtcttgttAACAGTTGGAATGCCTGCTTCAAGGTGTATTCGTATAAGGTAAGGTATTTGCCAACGATCGCACCCAAGAAATATTATttggctgtttgctttttctgtaCTCAAAACCTTTGGGAGTTCAAACTTACATAtgctgtaaataaataatacactATTGGAAATTGGTTGGGTGCCcttaaataaatgcaccttGGTATGCCTGCCGTCCGTAGCTCCCTGTCCTCctgctctctccttctctctgtgaacttgctgttgttgttggagagTGCGCAGGCTCCcaccgaaagagagagagagagacggctgatgttgtagttgttgttggctggttgttgcctttttccaCTTGGGGgcttgttttcggttttcaatGTTAAGTGCGTAGAAGAAACTGtatgcaaaagagagagggagacacccatagagagtgagaaagcGCAACGATAGCGATAACGACAAGTGGAGACGACAacagaaggacagacagacagacagaagagaTAGAGGGGAGCGTCATGAAATGCGCGTGGAGTATTCCCCTGGCGTAGGGCGCTGGCAATGCAAAATTCTCCATGGttccgcccacacacacagacactcacgAGTACTATGATGTAGCAAGAGGCAATGACACACAGTCACACCTACATAAGCAcgaacatatttatatgaagaCAATCAGCGCCAcgcaattatttattaattacacCATAAGATTTTGTGCACTGCGCCTTACAATGCTCACAATACAATTCATTTAGTTTATATTTCTTTCTGCTAAAATAATACTCTCAAAGCGTATTTATGAGGTGTGTTGACTTTGTTGGACGGTAGGTCAATGACAGGAACGAAGGGCAATGAGTGCAGGCAATGAATTTAAGACATTTCTTAACTGATGCACGTTCTTCTGTCAGGGATTAAAccttaatatttaaataattaattcagGGAGCCAAGCAAGCGTGGATGCAGATTCATAAAATACACACTCGCTTCAAATCAATTATAGGGCATCTAATGCTCGTCTTGCTGTATTATAATTTCTCTTTTCTTATCATGTTtcagctgtggctgttgttctTCTCCTTCCCCTTCTTCttgttgccatttgccgtTAGGCTTCGTTGAAGTCTTTGTAAATTGCAAACAGCTGTTTGTTGGTGCTCGCTCTTCCCTTCCCTACGCAGGCATAGAACCCGTGCGTTCCCTCTCGATTTCACTCGAATGCGTGGGCTGCAGGTTGAGTGACTGCCTGACAGACAGGCTGCCTGATATAACACTCACATTTAGAACTGAATCCTGTACACGTTCGGTTGGGGAGTgcgtgtgtacgtgtgtgttatgtaactgtaactgtttATGATTGAAtttttcgcttcgttttggccattaatttttgtggctgccatgtTTCTTGGCATAGCATTGTGGCACAGCATTGCCGCCACgataattgaaaatttctgttgctgttgttcctgtttGCCTCTCCAGGCAGCATAGCATTGGCAGGGGCATAGCCTTGTTGCCATATTGGGGTAACGATAAGGGTCTCCGAAGATAATTTTGTCGAACGTATTTTAATTGGCTTAGGACATTTTATGTattcaaatgttttcaaatGTATTCAACATGTTTCCGTTgagtattttaatacaagaatTGATGTAAAGTATTTAAAACCACAATCAAAAAATGGCTTCCAGCTCTTAGCccaatatattaaaaatatcaattaGCGTAAAGCAACTTTTTAGAATACAGAAACTAACtataaaatagaaaaaagcTTCTGACAGTAGCCGCCTGCCATTTCCTAGAATTTTCGACGATATGAATAATAAATGACATGCTATTTTATGGCTCAAATTTCGTGGAATAAATTGTGTATTTATATTGCATGAGTATTTTAAagtgcatttttaatggaatcatacatatgtacatacagttgcgaaaaaaataatagcaccactacaacacattttgttcttggacaaaaaaaaggcaattactgttgcgattttttaaaatttttagttttttcatatagttaagtattccccattaacaaacaaagtgttgcctttcttcaaacttttgtctttatatttttttttttaaatttaagaaaaaataccacgaatatggcgaaaaaaataatagcaccgttagcactattttaagtgaatatccgtaatttcgcggaattgactttgtataaaccacgtatttattagttttaactaatatttcattgtttctatcataaaagctaataataatcattacaataaaacgtggaaagctctgaaatgcgaaaaagcgcgacccctgcaaaaaatttatgtttgacgtaaaaacttacagagaatttggtcaattggtaggcagtttcaataaaatgattaaaaacgccttcaactatgaagaaaagtgtaaaacacgtggatgaaaacgatctatgaccccttttagggtcaaaaggctgattcgcgagagcaagaaggttcccttcaagcctgctatcgagcttaaaaaaagagcttaaaataaaagcgacgggctagaaagtttggaaatatcttagacaacatagcctaaaagcctgatgcccaaaaaaaatcgcacttttaaacgccagacaaattactaagcacatgatgtttgcaagggagcatgccaattggacacccctataatggagcataaattttaatgtcagatgagtaaaaagtgttttatttactgaaaagggatctcgatcattcttaagacgttcaaggaacaccagtacaccaaagaaaaccattaaaaataaaaggttgaatttaatggtatgggcctgcttctcttactatggagtagggccaatacattgactataaaccatcatggatcagcacgtgtccttgaatttcatggagacagtaatgctaccctttgcagaatacgaaattccactcgtatgggtctttcaaacggaaaatagccccagcatgaaagcaaaggactggttcggggccaacactgaacgtgttaaagtggcctgcacagtcgcctgacataaaacctatcgaaaatctgtggtccgacgtccagaaggcagttgctgattccaaaccaaccactgtcggatcactttgagaacaaatttaagagtcctggtccaaagctccccaaaagctatgcctggacttagtggatttaatgccaagacgctgcgcagctgatgttgccaaaataggacactgaactaaatcttgaatgataaatattgatttagaattaatagttcaaaagtgttaactaagaaattcattacttgttggtcatttttaaattttaaatccatttttcaaaagtggtgctattatttttttcgcctaattttacgagtttcaCTAAAGTTacttaaataacttaaaagcctAACAAAAAaggtgcttttttttgttgttcccagatttgtaagagtcttccctttctaaaaatgtgcttaacgtttccttaaagttaaaaatgtgagttgggcaactatttgaaaattgcttgtggtggtggtgctattatttttttcacagctgtatgtaaatacatatttaatgtaCGAATCGTACTTTAAGAAACAAATTTCCCTCGCCTTCCTGAAAGTATGCATCACATTTATTTCACGCTGCTTCTGCCAGCCACTcgtgcgtatacgcaatgtacACTCCACAAGAAGTGGAATGGGAGGAACGGAATGGGCAAGAAGATGCAAGCATTACACACACCATCAAGCAagcaagaaaacaaacaaacaaacaaaaaacagggaaacattcaaacattttgtgtCAATctgtcagtcattcagtcactCAAAGACCCCCTCCCTTTCGATGCCCCAATGCCCAATGTCGTGCCCGCTGATAAACAGGAATCGATAAAGAGGGCGTACGTGTTGTACACACCTACCGCCCCCGGTACCAGCCCAGTTCCCTTTCCACGCTTCTGCTTGAGTTCTGCTTATCAACGGTCACATAGGAAATACAATACGAAAAGGGATACAATGCGAAGGAGGAGGATGTGTCCTGGCTCAACAAAGGATAGCAATGGGTAGGGCAGGAtgtacagatatatgtatacacatatttGTTATACAACACGCGTGTGTATGAGCATTTAACGCGATAAACGTAAATCAATAAACGCACCGAACGGAAATTATCAACACCTGTAAAAGATAATTGACgcgaaattaaattatatgttGCCACAGCATGTGGCAATAATGATGATTCCATTAAAACACAAACCCTTTATACCCCCCACCAATAACACACTCAATGGCGCTAGTACCTGTCTCTGACAGTGCGTTACACAGGTGAATGAATGGAACATCTGTACATACTTACTCGTGAATGTCAAAACTCTTCCACTAGAGCCACAAGGGATTGGTTAATGTATTGGAAGGGTTCATCTTTAAAGAGTTAGACTGAGAAATAGCTGGAAATTGACGACATATTGGGGCGTATTTAACCTATCACTTTACCCCTAAAACATTTCCTTTTAATTGATGAGGGAATCGTGGCAGCATACAGAAATATTTCTTTCGATTCCTCATGCTTTCTAGAAGGtatccttgctgctgcttcttgtttatgcaaaaatgGTTACAAGGACAACCCGATTATGGGAATCTATAAATGAATGTGTGGGTTGGGTTCTTTTGGGTTGGGTTCTCTTAACATTTGACCTTACTTAGCTCACTTAGCGCGAGGGCTGGCGGTAGAGCGCTGTGGCAGGATGAGCAGACAAAGCGTTGACAATGgcccaaacaaaagaaacagaaaacagacaaGCAGATAATGGACGTGGCAATAGTGGGGCGGAACGCAGACCAAtgacaaaatgtatttacacaGCTTACACAATGTATGGTCGGGATAAGCTCCATTGTTTTATGcatgcaaacagaaacaatgcCGAGACGAAGGGACGAGACATTCAGAGATGCTTCGCATTCAGATTGTAGTCTCCGGAGGTATGCAGCGACAGAGTTTCGTGTCAGTTTTTGGGCATTCGTTGGACACTCAAAGCTTACCGCTAACTAGGTGTGCATTTACATTCTTTGGCCAAGACACAATGGAATTTTGTGTTGAGTGTGAAGGCTACTTTGAATCGGtttatatttgcacaaaaaacaaacccaattCCACCAGACACCAAGCACCAAGCACCTTAATTTGTACtcttaatacatttttaaataatcataattaaaatatgaaagtGCTTCCCTTGATAGCatttaagtaaatttaatttgttggttttgttgcttGATTTGATGGTCTAATACAAATTGAactcgtttcgttttcgcGTTCGCTTCACATAAAAATTCCactaaattataaattaatgaacTAATAGTAGGATGCGGCGGCAATGGGGCAGTCACAGTCATGGGATGAGACTACAGCTCGGTGTGAGCGTATTCCTCGTGCTCGTTTTCCTTATCCTTCGGCACAATAAACAGACCCTCCGCCGTGGTCCAGCGCGTGCCATGCTGCGGCCTGTGCAGGCCTACGATCTCCATTTGGCCGGAGATGGGTCGCCCGTAGGATCGCCCCGACATGCCAAGGTACATGCCCGTGTCAATGTGCCGCAGCCGGATATGTGCATCGCGCATCCACTTATCATTCGTGCAGACCACCTCCCAGTGATCGCCGGTGTCGCCCACACCGTCCGTGCCGTAGGCGGACACCTCCTGTTCGCCAGAGAGTGGCGACGAGAAGTGATGCGAATGTAGGTTCTTTTTTGTGGTCAAATGCTCTAGGCGAATGGTGTACCCACAGGCGATGGGCTCTCCCCGTTCGCACAGTTCGTTCGACTGCGCTTTGATCATCCAATGGCTGTTGACATCCTCCTTTTGCTCCACGCCCGTCACCGACTGCTGTCCAGATCCAGAGCCATATTTAACGTCGTGTGAGTGTAGCCGGAAGGAGTAATCGGAGTTGAGAAGCTTTAGTATGGAGCCACACGTCACCACATTGCTTTGAGTAGCTATAGTCGCAGATGAAGCAAAGATAATAGATCAATAAGTTCTGCATTTTAAAGGGGCGGCGTGGCCAATCACAGAAGACCACATAAACGCCGACACTGCGGCTTCTTCACAAAACTTaccggtgctgctgctcaggcAGCTAATCAGAGCCAGTACGGGTAGCAACAGTGTGTGCAGCATACTCCTTCCTtgtcttttctctctttctgagGTTATATATCTAAAGtaacaattattttgtacaattttcaattttttgcgTTGAACACGCAAACAAAGTTAGGGATGTAAGATATGTATCGATGTGTGAATACATCGACTAGACGCATTTAGAGATGGTGCACATGTATTGGCTAAAATCTTTGACGATGCTTCTCAAGCATTGCTATCGAATAGATTAAATCGATATCTGagtgtatatatattcaaaaaCACCATATTAAATAGTCCTCAGACTTTGTTTTCGACAGGAGTCCATAATAAGTCATTAATACTTTGTTTGGGAAAGGTTTAATTGCACAATTATACAGTACACTGCATTGGTTAGTGGCGCGGCATATTCAAATAGTTACCACAAAAAAATCGATAGACTACAAATATAATGTACAAAAATAGATATCGCtatacaaaatcaaatcatcccTAAACGCAATTTTCACCAAAAAACTgaataaaagcgaaaattgaaaattgaatttaaacaaaaattaatggcACACAAGCGCTTGTTCATCTACGCTGTGTTACTGGCGATATGTTATTTAGTTGGCGTGACATGGGTGAGTGTCTAAAACCAGTTTATAATGCGAGAATCACATGACTTTCCACTTATTTGTTTCGTCAACAAAGGCTGAGAGTGCATCACAAACCCTGCCAgtgggtggtggcagcagcagcaccaacgcCAGCCAAGGAGGTGCACTGCCACCAGCGGGCGCAGCAGCGATAGCTGGAGCAGGAGTTGCAGTAGGAGCAGCAAGTGGTCCATcagccaaacaaattgttaCTCCTGCTCCCACGGCCTCGGCGCCACCGAAAGCTATTATAACGCCTGCGCCTGGCCATAGTTCTtccaacaccagcagcacagcgaccccagcagcagaatggtAATGCAATACCATTCTTAACTCAATTTGCTTTGATCTGTAATCTCAATTCTTTTATTCAGTGTCTGTGCTGGCGCTTTGCTTCCCCGTCTGGATGCCAATGGCAAGGAGATGCCCATCTGCGCCGAGTGCAAGTGCGCCCATGTAGCGCGAAACACGACACTTATAAAGGTAGCATG from Drosophila subobscura isolate 14011-0131.10 chromosome O, UCBerk_Dsub_1.0, whole genome shotgun sequence encodes:
- the LOC117898086 gene encoding stromal cell-derived factor 2 → MLHTLLLPVLALISCLSSSTATQSNVVTCGSILKLLNSDYSFRLHSHDVKYGSGSGQQSVTGVEQKEDVNSHWMIKAQSNELCERGEPIACGYTIRLEHLTTKKNLHSHHFSSPLSGEQEVSAYGTDGVGDTGDHWEVVCTNDKWMRDAHIRLRHIDTGMYLGMSGRSYGRPISGQMEIVGLHRPQHGTRWTTAEGLFIVPKDKENEHEEYAHTEL
- the LOC117897643 gene encoding uncharacterized protein CG1161; the encoded protein is MAHKRLFIYAVLLAICYLVGVTWAESASQTLPVGGGSSSTNASQGGALPPAGAAAIAGAGVAVGAASGPSAKQIVTPAPTASAPPKAIITPAPGHSSSNTSSTATPAAECVCAGALLPRLDANGKEMPICAECKCAHVARNTTLIKVVVIIVIWIISILVIYMLFLMCLDPLLNKRVKANYQEHTNEDDEPTPPLPAATNQDLSARANVLNRVGHQQDKWKRQVREQRRHIYDRHTMLN